One genomic segment of Roseovarius carneus includes these proteins:
- a CDS encoding glycosyltransferase, with translation MRPQIIHFTTVHARTDTRIRLKQTATLARGLNADVSLYVQDGLGDDLGADGVRVVDTGPRPKGRVSRMTKSAWRMIRAVHAVRPTIAHFHDPELLPWAILLRLLGVRVIYDVHEDAPATVRAKAYLPALLRRPLAALVRVAERMADVACSAIVPATPRIAAGFGPQAVLVQNFPLRGELLVDTPVAYSGRPAHFAYVGGITAIRSAREMVEATAHVPHARLQMAGAFMPADLQAEITALPSWNRVDFHGWAGRNAVADILSRARAGLVLFHPLPNHARSQPNKLFEYMAAGLPVIASDFPLWREIIEGADCGLLVDPKDPADIAAAMQWILDHPDAAEVMGARGRRAVEEHYNWDAEGAKLVALYERLLHLPPRETQP, from the coding sequence ATGAGGCCGCAAATCATTCATTTTACCACCGTGCATGCGCGCACCGACACGCGCATCCGTCTCAAGCAGACGGCGACCCTCGCGCGCGGGCTAAACGCGGATGTGAGCCTTTATGTGCAAGACGGCCTGGGGGATGATCTGGGCGCGGATGGCGTGCGCGTAGTCGATACGGGCCCGCGCCCCAAGGGCCGCGTCAGCCGGATGACCAAAAGCGCGTGGCGCATGATCCGCGCTGTGCACGCGGTGCGGCCCACCATTGCGCATTTCCATGACCCTGAGCTTCTGCCATGGGCGATCTTGCTACGTCTGTTGGGGGTCAGGGTGATCTACGACGTGCATGAAGATGCGCCCGCCACCGTGCGCGCCAAGGCCTATCTGCCCGCGCTGCTGCGCCGCCCGCTTGCTGCTCTCGTGCGCGTGGCTGAGCGGATGGCCGATGTGGCGTGCAGCGCCATCGTCCCGGCCACCCCGCGCATCGCTGCTGGCTTTGGACCACAGGCTGTTTTGGTGCAAAACTTCCCGCTGCGTGGTGAGCTGCTGGTGGATACGCCCGTGGCCTATTCCGGGCGGCCTGCACATTTTGCCTATGTCGGCGGCATCACCGCGATCCGCAGCGCGCGCGAGATGGTTGAGGCCACCGCCCACGTGCCTCATGCCCGGCTCCAGATGGCCGGGGCCTTCATGCCCGCAGATCTTCAGGCGGAAATCACCGCGCTTCCTAGCTGGAACAGGGTCGATTTTCACGGCTGGGCCGGGCGCAATGCGGTGGCTGATATTCTGTCGCGGGCGCGCGCCGGGCTGGTGCTTTTCCACCCCCTGCCCAATCATGCCCGGTCCCAGCCCAACAAGCTTTTTGAGTATATGGCCGCGGGCCTGCCCGTGATTGCCTCTGACTTTCCGCTCTGGCGCGAGATTATTGAGGGCGCGGACTGCGGCCTGCTGGTCGACCCAAAAGACCCCGCTGATATTGCCGCCGCGATGCAGTGGATACTTGATCACCCGGATGCGGCTGAGGTGATGGGTGCGCGGGGCCGCCGCGCGGTGGAAGAGCATTACAATTGGGATGCCGAAGGCGCGAAGCTGGTCGCACTCTACGAGCGGCTTTTGCATCTGCCTCCAAGGGAGACACAGCCATGA
- the wecB gene encoding non-hydrolyzing UDP-N-acetylglucosamine 2-epimerase — protein MKVATIVGARPQFIKASVVSAAFARHGVDERIIHTGQHFDANMSDVFFDELQIPRPHLHLGIGGGTHGQNTGRMIEAIEAALTEMAPDWVLVYGDTDSTLAAAIAASKLHIPLAHVEAGLRSFNKRMPEEINRILTDHCASLLFTPTAAATQTLLTEGMRPEGIVECGDVMLDAALHFGARVAELGQGAARHGLVPGGYVLATVHRQENTDDTARLSAILDGLGQVAQTLPVLLPMHPRTRARIKVAHLFDKLERLCLTEPLGYLDMVGLERDAAVIATDSGGMQKEAFFHKVPCITLRDETEWSELITAGWNTLVPPQNGPMIAAAILAARGRFGEDMAPYGTGDAAEMVVRSLLDATR, from the coding sequence ATGAAAGTTGCGACCATCGTTGGCGCCCGTCCGCAATTCATCAAGGCCAGTGTGGTCTCTGCGGCGTTCGCGCGGCATGGCGTGGACGAGCGGATCATCCATACCGGACAGCATTTTGATGCCAATATGTCGGATGTGTTCTTCGATGAGCTGCAAATCCCGCGCCCGCACCTGCATCTTGGCATTGGTGGCGGCACCCACGGGCAGAACACGGGCCGCATGATCGAGGCGATTGAGGCCGCATTGACGGAGATGGCTCCGGATTGGGTGCTAGTCTACGGCGATACGGATTCCACCCTCGCGGCGGCCATTGCCGCGTCCAAGCTCCACATCCCGCTCGCCCATGTGGAGGCCGGGCTGCGCAGCTTTAACAAGCGGATGCCGGAAGAGATCAATCGCATCCTGACCGATCATTGTGCATCGCTTCTTTTCACGCCGACCGCAGCCGCCACGCAGACCCTTCTCACTGAAGGGATGCGCCCTGAGGGCATTGTGGAATGTGGCGATGTGATGCTGGATGCGGCGCTGCATTTCGGCGCGCGCGTCGCAGAGCTGGGGCAGGGGGCCGCGCGTCATGGTCTTGTGCCGGGGGGCTATGTCCTAGCCACTGTCCACCGGCAGGAAAACACGGATGATACCGCCCGTCTCAGCGCCATTCTCGATGGACTGGGCCAAGTTGCACAGACCCTCCCGGTGCTGCTGCCCATGCACCCAAGGACGCGGGCGCGCATCAAGGTGGCGCACCTTTTCGACAAGCTTGAGCGGCTCTGTCTCACAGAGCCATTGGGCTATCTAGATATGGTTGGGCTGGAGCGTGACGCGGCCGTGATTGCCACGGATTCGGGTGGCATGCAGAAGGAGGCGTTTTTTCACAAAGTGCCCTGCATCACCTTGCGTGACGAGACAGAATGGAGCGAGTTGATCACCGCCGGGTGGAACACGCTCGTGCCGCCACAAAATGGCCCGATGATTGCTGCGGCCATCCTCGCCGCGCGTGGGCGCTTTGGTGAGGACATGGCCCCTTATGGCACGGGTGATGCAGCAGAGATGGTTGTGCGCAGCCTTCTTGATGCAACCCGATAA
- a CDS encoding polysaccharide deacetylase family protein: MRLTVSLPAHRFAPLDWAVRTVLEEVLGLPIKVECTDRPDIILSAEGREIRLHSCFPDLDAPREAWASQMPQIPLKVLERGNLPVLFGAPVITREETRTTCEVDIFGAIFFMLSRFEEVVLPDRDGHDRFPAAAALAGREGFLQRPIVDEYAALLFSLMQEHWPQMRRRVREGRTRISCDVDQPFDRVGRNPKALIRGLGGDLLRRKSPRTAARRALNFWTHGSGDHRHDPFYTFDWYMDVCEQNGHRAAFYFIPDHSGGAIDGDYDISDLRILRLMQSIHARGHEIGMHGSFNTYQDPGQIRHERTRLTEALARAGLEVEILGNRQHYLRWDSAQTPDHLEACGFAYDTSGAFPDRPGFRYGTSQPFAMWSWTKRAPLKLRQHPLVLMECSVLSPGYLGMGHGREATDLMQSLKRAALRHGGDFTLLWHNSHLLTKADRACFRSLVQT, encoded by the coding sequence ATGAGGTTGACCGTCTCCCTGCCAGCGCACCGCTTTGCGCCGCTGGACTGGGCCGTGCGGACGGTGCTTGAGGAGGTGCTCGGCCTGCCCATTAAGGTAGAGTGTACGGACAGGCCAGACATCATTCTGTCGGCTGAGGGGCGCGAGATACGCCTGCATTCGTGCTTTCCCGATCTGGACGCTCCGCGCGAGGCATGGGCAAGCCAGATGCCGCAGATCCCTCTGAAGGTTCTGGAGAGGGGCAATCTGCCTGTGCTCTTCGGCGCGCCAGTTATCACCCGCGAAGAGACCCGAACAACCTGCGAGGTGGATATCTTCGGTGCGATCTTCTTCATGCTCTCGCGGTTTGAGGAGGTCGTCCTCCCCGACCGCGACGGGCATGACCGCTTTCCCGCTGCCGCTGCATTGGCGGGGCGTGAGGGGTTTCTCCAGCGCCCGATTGTGGACGAATACGCGGCACTGCTTTTTTCCTTGATGCAGGAACACTGGCCGCAGATGAGGCGGCGCGTACGCGAGGGCAGAACCCGCATCAGCTGCGATGTGGATCAGCCTTTCGACCGTGTGGGGCGCAATCCGAAGGCCCTTATCCGTGGGTTGGGAGGTGATCTGCTGCGCCGCAAAAGCCCCCGCACCGCCGCGCGCCGCGCGCTGAATTTCTGGACCCATGGCAGCGGCGATCACCGGCATGATCCGTTCTACACGTTTGATTGGTACATGGACGTATGTGAGCAAAACGGCCACCGGGCGGCATTTTATTTCATCCCTGATCACTCGGGCGGCGCGATTGACGGCGATTACGACATCTCCGACCTTCGTATCTTGCGCCTGATGCAGAGCATCCACGCGCGCGGCCATGAGATCGGGATGCATGGCAGTTTCAACACCTACCAAGACCCCGGCCAGATCCGCCATGAGCGCACACGCCTGACCGAGGCTCTGGCGCGCGCCGGGCTGGAGGTTGAGATATTGGGCAATCGTCAGCATTATCTGCGCTGGGATAGTGCACAGACCCCCGACCATCTTGAGGCTTGCGGCTTTGCCTATGACACGAGCGGCGCATTTCCTGACCGCCCCGGCTTTCGCTATGGCACGAGCCAGCCCTTCGCGATGTGGAGCTGGACGAAGCGCGCCCCGCTTAAATTGCGACAACACCCTCTGGTGTTGATGGAATGCTCGGTCCTCTCGCCCGGCTATCTCGGGATGGGTCATGGGCGCGAGGCGACCGATCTGATGCAATCGCTCAAGCGCGCCGCCCTGCGGCATGGCGGCGATTTCACCCTGCTTTGGCACAACAGCCACCTTCTGACCAAGGCGGACCGGGCCTGTTTCCGCTCCCTCGTGCAGACATGA